From the genome of Papaver somniferum cultivar HN1 chromosome 2, ASM357369v1, whole genome shotgun sequence, one region includes:
- the LOC113351788 gene encoding putative lipid-transfer protein DIR1, which yields MTKGSKTSDLALGFAMAVVVLMIGIGVKGVTICNMDSSQLAECLPAISSGQTSPPPPTPGCCDVMKLADMHCLCTYKVILPAFGVDPELAMGVPKKCNLNAPPECA from the exons ATGACCAAGGGAAGTAAGACAAGCGATTTGGCATTAGGCTTTGCAATGGCAGTAGTCGTATTGATGATTGGAATAGGAGTCAAGGGAGTAACAATATGCAACATGGATTCAAGTCAGCTAGCTGAATGTCTACCAGCAATCAGCTCAGGACAAacatcacctccaccaccaacaccaggGTGTTGCGATGTTATGAAACTTGCGGACATGCATTGCCTTTGTACTTACAAAGTAATACTTCCTGCTTTTGGCGTTGATCCGGAACTTGCAATGGGTGTACCAAAAAAATGCAATCTAAATGCACCACCTGAAT gtgcatga